GTCTAGCTGCATTTTTCACCTTGGTACTAGGCAGAAAGAAAACCAAACTAAAGATCTGGTACTCTGAAAGTATGTTGAGCTCTATTTCTGCGATTTACCAAAGTAATCTCGGCAAATGGCTAGCGGTGGTTTATGCCATCTTGATTTTCGCCTTTTCAGTCCCCATCATAATTTCTGACACGGATGATTTCTCTATGTTTAGCAATGACCGGGGATTAATCGAAAAGGAACTGGAGTGGCCTGGAAAGCATCTACACTTCCAGTCCGATCATGTGGCAGGCAGCCGGTTTCCGCGTTCATTTATCCCCAGGGAAGAACTAGATGACGACTACATGAAGCTGGGAATCGCGCGCTACGAGGGAGACGGCAAGATCATCACCGCACTCAATACAGAATTTATCTCTGCCCTGGACTCCATGAAGTGGCAGCCAATTCAGGAAACAGCAGACCTGCATAGAGTGTACATCGACGAGCAACTGGTACCGATCGAAACCTGGTCGAAGCATAGGATCGGGGGGACCAAGCAAAAAATTTATCAGACAGGCATAGACATTTCAAATCTAGCAGAGGGTACCCATACGCTACGAGTAGAAAAACTACTGTTGAAATACGGTTTTATAGACAATCAGGCCGAGCTGATTACGATAGAACATTGGGATCAGTTTGAATTTATAAAACGGTAATTTACGTTTTGTAACGGATTTTTTAAATTTAAGATATTCTAATCCCAAAAACTATGAGATTCCTAACTCTATTGAGTTTGCTTACCCTTTCTTTTTTCGGTATTTCCTGTTCCAATAACGCAACTAAAGAAGTACAACTAATCGATTTAAAGGAATTGATTGTTGACACCCTGTATTTGGAAAAGGATACCCTTACCAAGGAATTAGGGACAAATTTCAATTACATTAAAAGAGGAGGGGAAGAATTTCTGATTACCTCCAGACAGCATAGATTTATCGAGTATAGCTATCCCGAAGGAAAGCTAATGAGAGATCAATTCTATGAGAAAGAAGGGCCTGATGGAATAGGAAGTTTTTTACCGGTTAGTTTCACTGATGACAGCTCGGTTTGGTTCGTATCCTTTCAGAAGTTAATCCAGGCTGATCAAAAAGGGAAAGTGTTGGCTCGTTACAACCTTCCTGCGGAGCCAACCGATCGATTCGCAGTCAATTATAATACTTTGGCTGGCACAAAAGCCATGAACGTCGATGGTAGGATTATGATCCCCGATGTACCTTTTGTGCTGAAAGAGTCTTTACTTAATTATGAAAATTGGCTGCTGAAATTTAACCCCAAGGACAGTTCTATCAATTATGTGAAATTCAAATACCCGAGTAAGTACCTGGAATTTTTGGATGACCCGACTTTCGCTACCTACCAAAATGGATATAATAAGGCTGAAGATCTTCATCTAATTTCCTTCCCTGCGGATGACTCTTTGTTGGTCATTTCACCAAATTCTCAGAAATGGGTTTTTGCGGGAGTGAATGATCAAATGGAATTTTTAGTGGGTAGAACAGCGCAACAAGGGGAATACACTGCTTTCTTACCAAATGAAAATACTAGCAAATATAGTTGGGTAGATTATGATCCAACTGCGCAGGTATATCTCCGAGAGGCGATAATAAGGGCAGATAGTAAAGCAAATCGTGAGGAAGGCATACGACCGCTTTCAAAACTTGTGATCCTTGATAGAGATTTTGAAAAAATCGGAGAAGTGACTTTACCGGATCTTACCCGAGGGTTTTCAACCCCTGACGGATATTACCTATACCTAGGATATCCGCACTCCGAGGATGAGGTAGCATTTGGGAAACTTGATTTCTCTAAAATAAACCCTAGGAAATAATACTAAGTAACTATTGAAGTGTTGAAGCGGAAAAAACCAGTTTCTAGCCGCGCTCTTTGCGCTTACTTAATGTCCTTCGTGGTTAAAAAAAGTGCATAAAAAAAGCGAGACTATTCAGTCTCGCTTTTTACTTGTAGTTCTATTTCTTCTCCAGATTCATCTAGGAACCTGTATTCCGTCACTGGTAGTGAAGAATCTTTGATCAGTTTAATCCACTTATTATACTTGAAAAACCACTTTACTCTTCGGCTGATAATGCCTGTAGTGAAGTATGCGTGCAGGTAGGGATGCAGCCCAATTTGGATTTTACTCACATTCTGGATGGTAGCAATATGCTCCAGGTCTTTTTCCAGCTTATCGGCCACCAGGATAGAAGCCTGGATTTTGCCCGTTCCGTTACAGGATGGGCAGGTTTCTTTGGTCACAATGTTGACCTCTGGCCTTACTCGCTGTCTAGTGATCTGCATGAGCCCAAATTTGCTCAGCGGCAAAACAGTATGCTTAGACCTGTCAGACTGAAGCTCATTTTTCATCGCTTCGTAGATGGCTTTCTTGTTATCGGCCTTCTTCATATCGATGAAGTCTACGACGATGATGCCTCCCATATCCCGGAGGCGCAGCTGTCTGGCAATTTCTTTAGCGGCGACCAAGTTTGTTTTTAATGCTGTCGATTCTTGGTCACTTTCCTGATTGGATTTGTTGCCACTGTTCACATCTATGACGTGAAGGGCTTCGGTGTGCTCGATGATCACGTATCCTCCTTGAGGGAGGCTTACCGTCTGTCCAAACAGGCTTTTGATCTGCTTTTCAATTCCAAAATTTTCAAATAGCTTGGCCTTACCGTTGTAAAGCCTGACAATTTTTTCTTTTTCAGGAGCGATGTTCCTGATGTAGGATCTGATCTGATCGTAGGTAGATTCTTCTTCTACGGTGATTGCGTCGAATGATTCGTTGAGCAGGTCTCTCACTAGTGATGAAGCCATACTCATCTCTCCGATTATCTTGTCGCGACTTTTGGCTTTCAGCAATTTGGCCATGCCTTCTTCCCAGTTGGTCAGGAGGTTGCGAAGGTCTTTATCCAGATCACTCACGGATTGCCCTTCAGCCACTGTCCGGATGATAACACCGAAATTGGCAGGCTTGATTGATTTGATTAGCCTTAAAAGTCTTTTTCTTTCCTCGTTGCTACGGATCTTCTTGGAGACGTTTACCGAATCCGAGAAGGGTACCAGCACAAGGTATCGACCTGGCAGAGAGAGCTCACAGGATAGTCGAGGTCCTTTGGTAGAAATGGGTTCTTTGACGACCTGCACCAATATTTGTTGGTTTTTGGAGAGTGGACCGGATATCTTTCCAATCTTCTCTATTTCAGGTTCGTTGTCAAACCCCTTCAGGTTATAATTGCCGTAGTTATTGTTGCGCACCATTTTGGTGAACTTCGTCAAGCTGTTGAAATTCGGCCCGAGGTCCTGGTAATGGAGAAAGGCGTCTTTCTCATACCCTACGTCTATGAATGCTGCATTGAGCCCATTGACGATTTTGCGGACTGTACCCAGGTAAATATCCCCCACTTTGAACTGATTGTCCATTCCTTCGGAATGCAACTCAACCAGGCTTTTATCTTGTAAAAGGGCAATTCGACTTCCGTTTTGAGCAGAATCGATTAACAATTCCGTACTCAAAATCTCGTCTTATTAAATGATGTAAATGAACGTGTACTCAGGTGACAATAAGAAGAAGTGTATTACTTCTTCTTATGTCTGTTTTTTCTTAGTCTCTTCTTACGCTTGTGCGTAGCGATCTTATGTCTTTTTCTTTTCTTTCCGCAAGGCATAGTCTTTGGATTTAGTAGTGATACAATAATTTATAGCTGATCGAGATAAGTATCCACTGTGCCGATAATCGTAGGATCATCGGTCAGCTCTTTTACTTTCTCAAACTGAGCTTTTGCTTTGTTTTTTTGATCGGATTCGAAATAGCTCACGCCCAGGTAAAACTGCCCCTGTAGATTATCCGGATGGTATTTCACCAACTCTTCAAATCGCTCAGTGGCACGCTTGTATTGGCCGGATTGCATAGATAAAATGCCCATGTTGAATAGTCCATCTTCATTTTGAGGGTCTTCTTCTAAGATCTCTCTTAGCATGGTAATGCCCTGCATTGGGTTGGACGAGGACACATAAGTCATCGCTATCTTGGTTTTCAAATCCAATCGGGTGGGATCATTATCCAACACCAGATTTAAATACTTCCGGGTCTGCTCGGCTGTGTAGTTTACTTTCTCCTGATCTAGCGCAAAGCTAAACGCTTCGTAATAGGCATTTCCTGCCTTTTCTGCCAGTTCAGTTTCTGGCCTATTTTCATAAGCCAGACCTAGATAATATCCCGCACTGTCGTATTTCCCTATCTCCTGATAGATGCCAGCCAATTCTTCGGAAGAAGACACTATATCTTCGCTCGATGAATCCTCTTTCACCTGTAGCTTCAAGGTATTGAGCTGAAGCTGCTGATCTGGAGTAAGTTCAGGCTCATGCATCGCTATGGCTTCAGTAGATTCTGAGGATGCTGCGGCATTATCTTGCGATACTCCATCAGCTTGCCCTTCATTATCCACCACCACACTAGGAAGCGCGTACAATCCTGCGATAGCAAGCACTCCCACTACGATGAGTATGAGCTGAGTTTTTTTCATGTCAAATACTCTTCAGACTTAGTCCTGAGGAGCAAGTTCCTTGATCTTTTTACTGTTTTTGATCTTCTCAACAAACACCTTAGACGGCTTGAATGCCGGAATGTAATGCTCATCGATCACGATCGCTGTGTTTTTAGAAATGTTTCGGGCGATTTTTTTAGCTCTCTTCTTATTGATGAAGCTACCAAATCCTCTCACGTAGATGTTGTCTCCTTCGGACATGGAGTCCTTCACTACCTTGAAGAACGCTTCGATAGTTTGTGTCACATCATCCTTCTGGATACCTGTTTTGTCCGAAATCTTAGTGATTACTTCTGCTTTAGTCACTGTAATATTAATTTAGAAATTACGAAATAAGCTTAACAACCTATTAACCAAGTGTTTTTGGGACTGCAAATGTACGAGAACCATTGCAATTAAAAAACAAATTCATGAAAATTAGCTTGATTTGTAGAATAGACGCTTCACTACCATGACCCAAAAAACTACTGACTATCAGGCTTTTTCACACCAAATCATCACTTGGTACCAGCAAAATCCAAGAGATTTACCATGGCGCGGAACACGTGATCCGTATAAAATTTGGCTCTCAGAAATCATTTTACAGCAAACTCGTGTGGCCCAAGGGTTACCTTATTATTACGCTTTTTGCGAAGCTTACCCCACGGTGAAGGAGCTCGCCCTAGCAGCAGAAGAAGATGTTCTCAGGCTCTGGCAGGGGCTGGGCTATTACAGCCGCGCGAGGAACCTGCACTTTTGTGCCAAAACTATCTGGTTTGAATTGGACGGAAAGTTCCCTGATACTTATGAGGGGCTGCTCAAACTTAAAGGAGTGGGAAACTATACCGCGGCTGCCATCGCCAGTTTTGCATTTGGAGAGGCCAAAGCCGTGGTGGACGGAAATGTGTTCCGGGTCCTCGCCAGGTACTTTGGGATAGAAACAGACATTGCCAGCGGCAAAGGGAAAAAAGAGTTTGAAGCGCTGGCAAATGAAATCATCCCTATAGCTGATCCGGCAGAATTCAATCAGGCCATGATGGACTTTGGCGCAAGGCAATGCACTCCCAAGAGCCCAAACTGTACCATTTGCCCTGTCAGAAACACCTGTTTTGCACACCTATATAATATGGTGCCCGAATTGCCCGTAAAAATCAACAAAGTCAAAGTTCGCGAGAGGCACTTCCACTATTACGTGATCCGCTGTGGGGAAAAATGGGTGTGGAACAAGCGAACCGCTGGAGACATCTGGGAAGGGTTGTACGATTTTCCCAAAGTCGAAGAAGGGGTAAACCAAGCGGAAATCATGGCTGGGGCACATGAGATTTCGACCCATAAACACACTTTCCCAAAAAATTACCGGCACATTTTGTCTCATCAGAAACTCAATGCGGTTTTCTCAGAAATAGAAATCGCAGAAAAAAATTTCGCAAATCTGGAAAAATGGTGTGAGGATGAGGGGTTTGTTTTGGTAGAGGAAAGTAAAATCGAATATTTGGCTAAGCCAAAGTTAATCGTGAACTTTTTGAACGATCAGGGGATTTGAGTAACTTCAAGTTGACAACTTTTTCAATCATCAAAAACCAACAGAATAATGGCAGGAGTTAATAAAGTAATCTTGGTAGGCAATCTAGGTGCAGATCCAGAAGTGAAGTATCTGGAAGGTGACAATGTGGTCGCAAATCTACGTCTAGCCACCACTGAAGCCTATAAAAACCGGAATGGCGAGCGCGTGGAGCAAACAGAGTGGCATGACCTAGAGCTCTGGGGAGGCCAGGCCAAAGTCGCAGAGCAATACCTCAAAAAAGGCAGCCAGATCTACGTCGAAGGCAAAATCAAAACCGATAGCTGGCAGGATGAGCAGGGACAAAACCGCTACCGCACTAGAATCAGGGTTTTGAGCTTTACCATGCTGGGTAGCAGACCAGACGGAGCAGGAGGCGGAGGAGGATCAGCTCCTCAGCAGTCTTATCAGCCAAAACCGAATGCAGCGGCCGCCGCTACCCCTTCCTCACCGGCACCGGCCACAGACACGGATGATGACGACCTTCCATTTTAATAATTTGATCCCCTGGAAGTTATTTTCAGGGGAATCTTTTAATTTTGTACCAACCACTGCGGTTTAATACATGGACGATCCTTACCCGAGTTACCATTTACTCGCTCAGATTAATACCCCATCGGTATCCTATCTGATAATAAATGGATTGCTTTTTACCCTATTACTCCTGGGCTCTGCCTTGGTTTCCGGTTCGGAGGTTGCGTTTTTTTCGCTTTCTAATGAAGATCTAAATCAACTCGATGAAGAAAATTCAGACCGGGGCAAGAAAGTAGTACGCCTGGTACAATCACCCAAAAAACTGCTTAGCACCATTCTTATTTTGAATAACCTGATCAACATCGGGATAGTGACCCTGACTACCTTTGTGTCCTGGTCCATCTTTGGGATGAATGCCACTGGAATCGTTGTGATCCTGATCCAGACCATAGGGGTGACCTTCGCCATCGTGTTTTTTGGAGAAATCGTCCCAAAAGTCTATGCAAACAATGCCAAAATCAGCTTTAGTTTAACCATGGCTCCAGCGATCAGTTTTTTTTCCACCATGCTGAAGCCTATCTCGGTTTTCTTGATGTCCTTCAGTAATCTCATCGAGAAGCGAATAGAAAAAAAAGGCTACTCCCTATCTGTCAATGAGCTAAACCAAGCCTTAGACCTCACCACGGAAGACACTCCTAACGAGGAGCGAGAGATCCTTCGTGGAATAGTGAACTTCGGTACACTCACTGTAAAACAAGTCATGCAAAGCCGCATGGACATCACAGCCATAGATATAGAGATGGACTTCCATGAGCTAATGGACAAAATCAACAAAAGCGGCTACTCTAGGATTCCTGTATTTGAAGAGACTATAGACAACATCCAAGGGATCCTTTATATCAAAGACCTCCTTCCCTACATAGAAAGAGACGAGGACTTCAAATGGAACGAGCTGATCCGAAAGAGTTTCTTTGTACCTGAAAACAAGAAGGTAGACACCCTACTGAAGGATTTCCAGCAGAAAAGAGTGCACATGGCCATAGTAGTAGATGAGTATGGAGGGACCTCCGGACTGGTGACTCTGGAAGACCTGATCGAAGAAATTATCGGGGAAATCAACGATGAATTTGATGACCACGACGATATATTCTTTCAGGAAATCGATTCCTCCACTTTTATATTTGAAGGAAAGGTTTCCCTGAATGATTTCTGCAAAAAACTGGAGTTAGATCCACAGCTTTTCGAAGACGTCAAAGGCGAAAGTGAATCCTTGGGTGGCTTACTGCTGGAGCTGAACACCAAGCTGCCCAAAAATGGAACAAAAATCACTTTTGGAGAATTTGTATTCACCATTTTGGCAGTAGATGCCCGCAAAATCAAAAAAGTAAAAGTTTTCATCAACTCTCAGGACAAAGATTCCGTCAGCCCCCATACAGACTGATAACTAGGGATTTATAATATTTCTGGTTTTAGTGTAATTTCAGAATATAATTTGCCATAGCATTCTCCCGCACCAGAATTCAGGAGTTGGAATAATTTATTTCGATTATTTATTACATTTTTTTTAAAAGAAATTTTCAGAAATCTGAATTTTTATATTTCTGCTTGTTTT
This genomic window from Algoriphagus sp. TR-M9 contains:
- a CDS encoding DUF4221 domain-containing protein, whose amino-acid sequence is MRFLTLLSLLTLSFFGISCSNNATKEVQLIDLKELIVDTLYLEKDTLTKELGTNFNYIKRGGEEFLITSRQHRFIEYSYPEGKLMRDQFYEKEGPDGIGSFLPVSFTDDSSVWFVSFQKLIQADQKGKVLARYNLPAEPTDRFAVNYNTLAGTKAMNVDGRIMIPDVPFVLKESLLNYENWLLKFNPKDSSINYVKFKYPSKYLEFLDDPTFATYQNGYNKAEDLHLISFPADDSLLVISPNSQKWVFAGVNDQMEFLVGRTAQQGEYTAFLPNENTSKYSWVDYDPTAQVYLREAIIRADSKANREEGIRPLSKLVILDRDFEKIGEVTLPDLTRGFSTPDGYYLYLGYPHSEDEVAFGKLDFSKINPRK
- a CDS encoding Rne/Rng family ribonuclease — translated: MSTELLIDSAQNGSRIALLQDKSLVELHSEGMDNQFKVGDIYLGTVRKIVNGLNAAFIDVGYEKDAFLHYQDLGPNFNSLTKFTKMVRNNNYGNYNLKGFDNEPEIEKIGKISGPLSKNQQILVQVVKEPISTKGPRLSCELSLPGRYLVLVPFSDSVNVSKKIRSNEERKRLLRLIKSIKPANFGVIIRTVAEGQSVSDLDKDLRNLLTNWEEGMAKLLKAKSRDKIIGEMSMASSLVRDLLNESFDAITVEEESTYDQIRSYIRNIAPEKEKIVRLYNGKAKLFENFGIEKQIKSLFGQTVSLPQGGYVIIEHTEALHVIDVNSGNKSNQESDQESTALKTNLVAAKEIARQLRLRDMGGIIVVDFIDMKKADNKKAIYEAMKNELQSDRSKHTVLPLSKFGLMQITRQRVRPEVNIVTKETCPSCNGTGKIQASILVADKLEKDLEHIATIQNVSKIQIGLHPYLHAYFTTGIISRRVKWFFKYNKWIKLIKDSSLPVTEYRFLDESGEEIELQVKSETE
- a CDS encoding tetratricopeptide repeat protein, with protein sequence MKKTQLILIVVGVLAIAGLYALPSVVVDNEGQADGVSQDNAAASSESTEAIAMHEPELTPDQQLQLNTLKLQVKEDSSSEDIVSSSEELAGIYQEIGKYDSAGYYLGLAYENRPETELAEKAGNAYYEAFSFALDQEKVNYTAEQTRKYLNLVLDNDPTRLDLKTKIAMTYVSSSNPMQGITMLREILEEDPQNEDGLFNMGILSMQSGQYKRATERFEELVKYHPDNLQGQFYLGVSYFESDQKNKAKAQFEKVKELTDDPTIIGTVDTYLDQL
- a CDS encoding HU family DNA-binding protein; amino-acid sequence: MTKAEVITKISDKTGIQKDDVTQTIEAFFKVVKDSMSEGDNIYVRGFGSFINKKRAKKIARNISKNTAIVIDEHYIPAFKPSKVFVEKIKNSKKIKELAPQD
- the mutY gene encoding A/G-specific adenine glycosylase yields the protein MTQKTTDYQAFSHQIITWYQQNPRDLPWRGTRDPYKIWLSEIILQQTRVAQGLPYYYAFCEAYPTVKELALAAEEDVLRLWQGLGYYSRARNLHFCAKTIWFELDGKFPDTYEGLLKLKGVGNYTAAAIASFAFGEAKAVVDGNVFRVLARYFGIETDIASGKGKKEFEALANEIIPIADPAEFNQAMMDFGARQCTPKSPNCTICPVRNTCFAHLYNMVPELPVKINKVKVRERHFHYYVIRCGEKWVWNKRTAGDIWEGLYDFPKVEEGVNQAEIMAGAHEISTHKHTFPKNYRHILSHQKLNAVFSEIEIAEKNFANLEKWCEDEGFVLVEESKIEYLAKPKLIVNFLNDQGI
- a CDS encoding single-stranded DNA-binding protein, which gives rise to MAGVNKVILVGNLGADPEVKYLEGDNVVANLRLATTEAYKNRNGERVEQTEWHDLELWGGQAKVAEQYLKKGSQIYVEGKIKTDSWQDEQGQNRYRTRIRVLSFTMLGSRPDGAGGGGGSAPQQSYQPKPNAAAAATPSSPAPATDTDDDDLPF
- the gldE gene encoding gliding motility-associated protein GldE — translated: MDDPYPSYHLLAQINTPSVSYLIINGLLFTLLLLGSALVSGSEVAFFSLSNEDLNQLDEENSDRGKKVVRLVQSPKKLLSTILILNNLINIGIVTLTTFVSWSIFGMNATGIVVILIQTIGVTFAIVFFGEIVPKVYANNAKISFSLTMAPAISFFSTMLKPISVFLMSFSNLIEKRIEKKGYSLSVNELNQALDLTTEDTPNEEREILRGIVNFGTLTVKQVMQSRMDITAIDIEMDFHELMDKINKSGYSRIPVFEETIDNIQGILYIKDLLPYIERDEDFKWNELIRKSFFVPENKKVDTLLKDFQQKRVHMAIVVDEYGGTSGLVTLEDLIEEIIGEINDEFDDHDDIFFQEIDSSTFIFEGKVSLNDFCKKLELDPQLFEDVKGESESLGGLLLELNTKLPKNGTKITFGEFVFTILAVDARKIKKVKVFINSQDKDSVSPHTD